The following are encoded together in the Coffea arabica cultivar ET-39 chromosome 1c, Coffea Arabica ET-39 HiFi, whole genome shotgun sequence genome:
- the LOC140005528 gene encoding zinc finger BED domain-containing protein RICESLEEPER 2-like — protein sequence MAIAAILDPRQKMRVVEFANPQMYPPYQAKEHISNVRKVLFDLYEEYVALMASIEGRAMEDCSLEGPQKNAPASSSWDDFDIYCDEVETNELLKSELVDYLDKPHQKTRVDLKAFDCLEWWKINRISYPILSQMACDILAIPVSTVASEATFSVGIRVIDSYRASLHLDTVQVLLCAGDWCTNLHGVKKKMKQVKIIKEVELLKV from the exons ATGGCAATTGCTGCCATTTTAGATCCGAGACAGAAAATGCGAGTTGTAGAGTTCGCAAACCCTCAAATGTATCCTCCTTACCAAGCTAAAGAGCATATTTCAAATGTTCGAAAAGTCCTATTTGATCTTTATGAGGAATATGTTGCTTTAATGGCAAGTATAGAAGGAAGAGCAATGGAAGATTGTTCTTTAGAAGGGCCGCAAAAAAATGCACCAGCTTCTTCTTCTTGGGATGATTTCGATATCTATTGTGATGAAGTTGAGACTAACGAACTCCTTAAGTCAGAATTGGTTGATTATTTAGATAAGCCTCACCAAAAGACTAGAGTAGAcctgaaagcatttgattgcttggAATGGTGGAAAATAAATCGAATTTCCTATCCAATATTGTCTCAAATGGCTTGTGATATCTTGGCCATTCCAGTAAGTACAGTGGCATCTGAGGCCACGTTTAGTGTCGGGATTCGAGTAATAGACTCCTATCGAGCTTCACTTCACCTGGATACTGTTCAAGTGTTGCTGTGTGCCGGAGATTGGTGTACAAATCTCCATGGagtcaaaaagaaaatgaag CAAGTTAAGATAATTAAAGAAGTTGAGTTGCTGAAAGTATGA
- the LOC113722272 gene encoding pterocarpan synthase 1-like, with translation MDKISMKMKTTQLTAILWWVVAMMALPILAHGSIDQSPAAVKKWFKELRHAKEKLTELHFYVHDRVTAESPTSVLVAQANSTSKSPTMFGATYVFDDPMTLGPEPSSKIIGHAHGITSSASKEEDASQIGIMNLVFNDGKFNGSSLTVLGDYPFFQKYKEMPIVGGSGAFRLARGIVTAMIHTYNDTTQNEIIDFHVFVLHY, from the coding sequence ATGGACAAGATAAGCATGAAGATGAAGACAACACAACTCACTGCAATTCTATGGTGGGTCGTGGCGATGATGGCCCTGCCAATATTGGCTCATGGCAGCATTGATCAAAGTCCTGCAGCAGTTAAAAAATGGTTCAAAGAGCTTCGACATGCAAAGGAGAAGTTGACAGAGCTTCACTTCTATGTTCATGACAGGGTAACTGCAGAGAGCCCCACATCTGTACTAGTTGCTCAAGCCAACAGTACTAGCAAATCACCCACGATGTTCGGGGCAACCTACGTCTTCGATGACCCGATGACACTGGGACCTGAGCCCAGTTCCAAGATCATCGGTCACGCCCACGGCATAACCAGTTCGGCTTCGAAAGAGGAAGATGCTTCACAAATTGGCATCATGAACTTGGTATTCAACGATGGCAAGTTCAATGGTAGTTCCCTTACCGTTCTAGGTGATTATCCCTTCTTCCAGAAATACAAGGAGATGCCAATAGTAGGTGGTTCTGGGGCTTTTCGATTGGCCCGTGGAATAGTTACAGCAATGATCCATACTTACAATGATACCACCCAGAATGAAATTATCGACTTCCACGTCTTCGTTCTGCATTATTGA